A genomic window from Nitrospirota bacterium includes:
- a CDS encoding cytochrome C — protein MRLAQLLTKKRSDSLLLLFFAVLTVICLAGIFQDQVFAQEKAQLSNADCVKCHSGVQGIVDSKGAKHKTAITCLGCHKGHPPMVAKEKIIPACAECHAGKPHYEIGGCNTCHSNPHAPLDMKLAANLTAPCLSCHGTQGKEMKDHQTRHSKLFCTTCHKGHRDVPECLKCHRAHAPEMVNKDCLVCHPAHQPLTITYGADMPNKNCAACHKSISHTLDGTDTKHSKLTCVFCHKEKHKNVPACETCHGSPHPPGMIKKFPKCNMCHISAHSLGKEAKK, from the coding sequence GTGCTCACCGTGATCTGCCTTGCCGGCATCTTCCAGGATCAGGTTTTTGCACAGGAAAAAGCCCAGCTCTCAAATGCTGATTGTGTGAAATGCCATTCAGGCGTGCAGGGGATAGTGGACAGCAAGGGAGCAAAGCACAAGACAGCGATCACCTGCCTGGGCTGCCATAAGGGACACCCTCCGATGGTCGCAAAGGAAAAAATCATCCCTGCCTGCGCCGAATGCCATGCCGGGAAACCCCATTATGAGATCGGCGGCTGCAATACCTGCCACTCCAATCCCCATGCACCGCTCGATATGAAACTGGCTGCAAACCTTACCGCACCCTGTCTTTCCTGCCACGGCACTCAGGGGAAGGAAATGAAAGACCATCAGACACGGCATTCAAAACTTTTCTGCACTACCTGCCATAAGGGGCACAGAGATGTCCCTGAATGCCTGAAATGCCACCGGGCCCATGCCCCTGAAATGGTCAACAAGGACTGCCTGGTCTGTCATCCTGCGCATCAGCCGCTCACGATCACCTACGGCGCTGATATGCCGAACAAGAACTGCGCTGCATGCCACAAGAGCATCTCCCACACACTGGACGGCACCGATACGAAGCATTCAAAGCTGACATGTGTGTTCTGCCATAAAGAAAAACACAAGAATGTCCCTGCCTGCGAAACCTGTCACGGGTCCCCGCATCCGCCGGGCATGATCAAGAAATTTCCGAAATGCAACATGTGTCACATAAGTGCACATAGTTTAGGAAAGGAGGCGAAGAAGTAA